One genomic region from Anopheles bellator chromosome 2, idAnoBellAS_SP24_06.2, whole genome shotgun sequence encodes:
- the LOC131207571 gene encoding serine/arginine repetitive matrix protein 2-like — MLRFQNYRRLPSRNLQCNVTGTHKFIAQSDGSTCSFTLLANVLAESDPTAFNSAGEPKSQSPEKSTEAEIRTVSDHKVAGQEKKQPIEGLTITVRQQDSSKEPAKASTSSASITPKQEDVPEPDTLSCPDDDLRSVIEEKRESNAKMNELEEMERIIKEKEEDIRRRLERLEKDEASVTVAMLLPSAGRSRSPKDDRTRDSSITSRRSGGSTRRSRSPLTKTDGSSGHQRSAQLQNISSITPIYAGASTVAGATNLQRGTSPSDLLAHERFVQIRSEKIAISQELDSLRQRFSSRKSSRVDALEGRLAVLEREQRDLQIQLEIKQRFRMPDDVSYFIGTSFDRTPSPHSQQFSTYTRSRSSSRSPHRAIERRRTRSRSRSPSRSPHRGIARRRTRSRSRSPSRSPHRAIERRRTRSHSRSTSSSPHRAIARRRTRSRSQSRGRLQSSRRQQSRSPSSHRHEAPKRRRTRTNSRSPSPRRPDSMVREMYSIGKYNNAHGKHSIYVANISREVTKGELESIFDRYGEIDTIDFQRFTRYREVYIDYIAREDAFRALEMNNTKIGGHRLRIAFNGEKPSNREGYTLYLIPKHPVTEMTIYQTYESYGDIDFIWYPEGSMFCTVSFRRSEAATDALQVREFIDGTKVNAKPFRDRKW, encoded by the exons ATGTTGCGCTTCCAAAACTATCGACGGTTACCCAGCCGAAATTTGCA ATGCAACGTTACAGGCACGCATAAATTTATCGCACAGAGTGATGGTAGTACATGCTCCTTCACTCTGCTGGCAAACGTGTTGGCTGAGAGCGACCCAACTGCTTTCAACTCGGCTGGTGAACCAAAATCCCAGTCTCCGGAAAAATCCACGGAAGCAGAGATCCGAACGGTTTCCGATCACAAGGTGGCGGgacaggaaaagaaacaaccgaTCGAAGGTTTGACAATCACCGTACGGCAGCAGGATAGCTCAAAAGAACCGGCCAAAGCGTCAACTTCATCGGCTTCCATCACACCGAAGCAAGAAGATGTGCCAGAACCAGACACTCTCTCCTGTCCTGACGATGACTTGCGGAGTGTTATCGAAGAAAAGCGTGAATCTAAtgcaaaaatgaatgaattggaGGAGATGGAACGCATTataaaagaaaaggaagaggATATCAGACGGAGGCTCGAGCGTTTAGAGAAGGATGAAGCTAGTGTCACCGTGGCAATGCTATTGCCTTCGGCGGGCCGCTCTCGGTCGCCTAAAGATGACCGTACCAGAGACTCGAGTATCACCAGTCGCCGCAGCGGCGGAAGCACACGTCGTTCTCGATCACCACTCACAAAAACCGACGGCTCATCTGGACACCAACGGTCAGCGCAATTACAAAACATTAGTAGCATTACACCGATCTATGCTGGTGCATCAACTGTGGCGGGAGCCACCAACCTTCAACGAGGTACATCTCCATCGGATCTACTGGCACACGAGCGATTCGTGCAGATACGGTCAGAAAAGATTGCCATCTCTCAGGAACTAGATTCCCTGCGCCAACGATTTTCATCTCGAAAGAGCTCGCGAGTGGATGCTTTGGAAGGCCGTCTAGCCGTTTTGGAACGCGAGCAGCGGGATCTCCAAATTCAGTTGGAAATCAAGCAACGGTTTAGAATGCCGGACGACGTATCGTACTTCATTGGCACATCTTTTGATAGGACTCCATCGCCACATTCTCAGCAATTCAGCACCTATACGCGATCACGCTCCTCCTCGCGTTCCCCTcatcgagcgatcgagcgaagACGCACACGTTCTCGCTCACGATCCCCCTCGCGTTCGCCTCATCGAGGGATCGCGCGAAGACGCACACGTTCTCGCTCACGATCCCCCTCGCGTTCGCCTcatcgagcgatcgagcgaagACGTACACGTTCTCACTCACGATCCACCTCGAGTTCTCCTCATCGAGCGATCGCGCGAAGACGCACACGTTCTCGTTCACAATCCCGAGGAAGATTACAGTCGAGCAGAAGACAGCAATCTCGTTCGCCATCTTCACATCGGCACGAGGCTCCTAAAAGACGCCGGACCAGAACAAACTCACGATCACCGTCGCCACGTCGACCAGATTCGATGGTAAGGGAAATGTACAGTATTGGAAAGTACAACAATGCCCATGGCAAACATAGCATCTACGTTGCGAACATATCAAGGGAAGTTACCAAAGGCGAGCTGGAATCAATTTTCGATCGTTATGGCGAAATAGACACCATCGATTTTCAGCGATTTACTCGATATAGAGAAGTTTACATTGATTACATTGCTCGTGAGGACGCATTCCGTGCGCTGGAGATGAACAACACGAAAATAGGAGGACACAGACTACGCATAGCATTCAACGGTGAAAAACCTTCGAATAGAGAGGGTTACACTCTTTATCTCATACCCAAACACC
- the LOC131207779 gene encoding uncharacterized protein LOC131207779, whose protein sequence is MNPNEVVYISNIPKQTSLAELQSFLRSSGNVIGVAFMRENRNDCRTKIAFVLFENEIQAAEACNLDQTLFHSHRLSVLLSNDDRKFCAGFTIAIQNTSSDTSEEDLFEACCRYGNVETVQIPTNFYAFVGFTERSAAHAAQRKLNNSILKKQKVSVKVLDEDMRVRLEDLDSFKSPRVYNELLRAKQQHAATHSQKIERPAQGFNPRPAESGRLIQMDPSMDHDLQNLQRHAHDAEWNSFEQYDGDYHGGDNDDWSPSDCEVDEPSAEGNDGLDYVCDDQENETMMVFRKELKFGSPRSTPEHDFMVKFENVPREVYEEDMAIYCQQYGAIVSIEKASCNSRYHKYYLVTYEKKQYQLEAIKYFRQQAEISGVVCTMFAMIPGDALKPFHSRCVLINYLSFHIRYEDIAEAFANIGDVVYVERRIHNYGPSIVHFRQTIKLEQARGTNNIAGTPIVIGPVNKKTIKQFTTQAPKFKKALAKQFKGVPKSAKLTAIEAKEAEERRENIVIKTRHNPHYHNPNPSKYSHEVALYNCPKTVTFFELKNYFLRAADVVAMRHEPSQFDPSTWRVYVSFANYLDAFRAVRLRGKISGEYVYKHIAAETPRLDTAEVVMVTISAGKSL, encoded by the exons ATGAATCCAAACGAAGTAGTGTATATTTCCAACATTCCCAAGCAAACATCGCTAGCGGAGCTGCAAAGCTTCTTGCGGTCCTCAGGAAATGTGATCGGTGTTGCTTTTATGCGTGAAAATCGAAATGACTGCCGCACAAAGATTGCTTTCGTGCTGTTCGAAAATGAAATTCAAGCGGCAGAAGCTTGCAATTTGGAtcaaactttatttcactCCCACCGTTTGAGCGTACTGCTCTCGAACGATGATCGTAAATTTTGTGCAGGCTTCACGATTGCCATCCAAAACACATCCTCCG ATACAAGCGAGGAGGATCTTTTTGAGGCGTGTTGCAGGTATGGAAATGTGGAAACCGTCCAAATACCGACCAACTTTTACGCTTTCGTTGGTTTCACGGAGCGCTCTGCAGCACATGCTGCGCAGCGTAAGCTTAATAACAGCATCctgaagaaacaaaaagtcTCCGTGAAGGTACTAGATGAAGATATGCGTGTTCGGTTGGAAGATTTAGACAGCTTCAAGTCGCCCCGGGTCTACAATGAGCTCTTGCGTGCCAAGCAACAGCATGCCGCCACCCACAGCCAGAAAATCGAGCGGCCTGCGCAAGGATTTAATCCCAGACCGGCAGAGTCCGGACGCCTGATACAAATGGACCCGTCCATGGACCATGATCTGCAAAATCTGCAAAGACATGCTCACGATGCAGAATGGAACTCATTCGAGCAGTACGACGGTGATTATCATGGCGGTGACAACGATGACTGGTCGCCGAGCGACTGTGAAGTTGATGAACCTTCGGCTGAGGGGAATGATGGCCTTGATTACGTGTGCGATGATCAAGAGAACGAAACAATGATGGTCTTTCGCAAAGAGTTGAAGTTTGGTAGCCCACGATCGACACCAGAACACGATTTTATGG TTAAATTCGAGAATGTTCCACGCGAGGTGTACGAGGAAGACATGGCCATCTACTGTCAACAATATGGAGCGATTGTGAGCATCGAAAAAGCATCCTGCAATTCTCGGTATCACAAGTACTATTTGGTAACATACGAGAAAAAACAATATCAGCTTGAGGCTATCAAGTATTTTCGGCAGCAGGCGGAAATATCTGGAGTCGTTTGTACCATGTTTGCAATGATTCCTGGCGATGCGCTTAAGCCTTTTCACTCGAGATGTgtgttgattaattatttgTCGTTCC ACATTCGCTACGAAGACATAGCGGAGGCGTTCGCTAACATAGGCGACGTAGTATATGTTGAACGCAGGATACACAACTATGGTCCGTCAATTGTGCACTTCCGTCAGACCATTAAATTGGAGCAAGCGCGTGGAACAAATAATATTGCTGGCACCCCGATCGTTATAGGACCggttaataaaaaaacaattaaacaattcACCACCCAGGCACCTAAGTTCAAGAAGGCATTAGCGAAGCAATTTAAGGGTGTGCCGAAGAGTGCCAAACTTACtgcaatcgaagcaaaagaGGCAGAGGAACGTAGAGAGAATATTGTTATTAAGACACGCCACAACCCACACTATCATAATCCTAACCCTTCAAAGTACAGTCATGAAG TGGCTCTTTACAATTGTCCCAAAACTGTCACTTTCTTTGAATTGAAGAACTACTTTCTACGAGCAGCGGATGTGGTAGCCATGCGTCACGAACCGAGTCAGTTCGATCCATCCACTTGGCGGGTGTATGTAAGTTTTGCTAACTATTTAGATGCATTCCGTGCCGTTCGATTGCGCGGAAAGATAAGTGGTGAGTATGTTTATAAGCATATCGCCGCTGAAACACCAAGGCTGGACACCGCAGAGGTGGTCATGGTCACAATTAGCGCTGGTAAGTCATTATAA